In Nocardia asteroides, a single genomic region encodes these proteins:
- a CDS encoding chorismate--pyruvate lyase family protein: protein MRTDVATSEEVAILLRRHFRAHDTQPENWFDLPIDTLSPFHRNILVTDGTVTRALEAYALEPIEAQCVDQYVSTDGADHDAHLEVTSSEPVLVRRVELVGAWSGTRYVRARSLIAVDRLPQGFPGALAVEPAGIGAALRVVAPDSHRELLCYGRPPEAICARRYRVVVHGRPAMIISEFFLR, encoded by the coding sequence ATGCGTACCGATGTAGCTACCAGTGAAGAAGTAGCAATCCTGCTGCGGAGGCATTTTCGCGCTCACGACACACAACCGGAAAACTGGTTCGATCTTCCCATCGATACCTTGAGTCCATTTCATCGAAATATTCTGGTAACCGACGGCACGGTAACCAGAGCACTCGAGGCCTACGCGCTCGAACCTATCGAGGCACAGTGCGTCGACCAATATGTCTCGACCGATGGAGCGGACCACGACGCCCATCTGGAGGTGACCTCCTCCGAACCGGTGCTGGTGCGGCGGGTCGAACTGGTCGGCGCCTGGTCCGGAACCCGCTACGTCCGTGCCCGATCACTGATTGCCGTCGATCGACTGCCGCAGGGATTTCCCGGCGCGCTGGCGGTCGAGCCCGCCGGAATCGGCGCGGCGCTGCGGGTTGTCGCTCCCGACTCCCACCGTGAACTGCTGTGCTACGGACGCCCTCCCGAAGCCATCTGCGCCCGTCGCTACCGAGTGGTCGTGCATGGACGCCCGGCGATGATCATCAGCGAGTTCTTCCTCCGCTAG